One Drosophila teissieri strain GT53w chromosome X, Prin_Dtei_1.1, whole genome shotgun sequence genomic window, TgaccctcctcctcctcctccgccaatCCCTTCAGGTCTAGGTGTGCTGTGTGCCTTCTGATGCATTTTTGAATGGAGGGCGAAACATTCTCCATGCGATCTAGGAAGTACAGATCTGTTATAAAGGTGCCCAGCATGGAGGCATTGCGCAGGATTATAAATTCATACAGATCGTTGACCTGCTTCACGCTCTCGCTGTCCGCCAGCAGCGGCTGCAAGGTGGCCACAATTCTTCCCAGCGAGGGACCCAGCTCCTGCACATTTACAACATGCAGAAATATGTGCCAGATCTTCAGACAAATTCGCTGGAGCCGTGGCTCCTGCAGGGTGTGAACGAAACTCAGCATGGCAATGATTTTGAATCGAAACTGGGTGACATGCTGGGAGCCCACGAACCGCATAATCTGGCCCAAACTGTACAAAGTCTCCTCCTTCAATGGCTTTTCAAATGACGGTTCACTCAGGCAGCTCTCGAAGTAGGTGATCACACCAAGGAAACGCTCAGCAATGAAATTCGCAAACTCTGCATTGGCGGTTTGACTTGACAACTCCTCCACGGACCCGATTGATAACTGCAAGAGGCTTTGGAAGGATCGCATAACGAATGTGGGGTTCCGgttgaaataaataagcaactCGGCCACCGTTTGCTACAAAAgataaccaaataaaataaacaaaaaataataaaaaatataattaaactGCTGCCAACCTTGACATCTGCATTCATTAGCTGTTGCAGGCTGGATTGTGTGCAACTGACCACCAGCTCAATGCAACTGTTGGCCAGCTCCGGTTCCTCGGTCAGGAAGACGTGCGTGTAGATCCGCAAGAACGAGATGGAGAACAAGGTGCTAATGTGTTTCTGCATCTGCTTGGCTATCAATACCAAAACACCCTTGCAACGCGGGTTCACAATGCAATGCGGCAGGACCATGGCAGTCAGAAGGCGATGATACTTGCAGGTGAACTCCTGTACGCACGTGAATCCCAACATTTTCGTAAGCTGCAAACAGACCGGTCACATTGGGTGATGAGAAGTTCATATAATTACTCACCGCTCTGAGGGATCGGGTGAAGCGTACGCCATCCGAAAGATAAACGTTCAAAGCCAGGCGAACGGCGATGTCGAGAGCATCTCGCTTGTACCAGTTCCATAGGTGAATCGTCTGCAGACCCTGGCTGGCACACATCTCGGTGGCCGCCAGCACAGCTTCTTGTGCCACCAGTGAGCGAGTGTGCACCAGAAAGAAGAACGTCATTTTGAACCAGTGAAACAGCCAGATTTCATCGTCCTCCATGTGCGCAATGGCGGTCAGTACGTTGAGCATATGTCTTTGCTGCAGTACGTTTTGCTCTGCCAGCGGCTTCTCTAGCATTGCTTTAATAGCAGCTAGAACAAGGTTGGCcaatttttctaagaattcTGACGAGCGCACACGCATCGCAGAGACCAGCAGGCCGATGACCTTAACGCTAACCTTTTGCAGTGCCTCCGTTTCTTTCAGCAGACCAAGAATCACATTGGGTTCAAAGCTCAGAAGATCCAGGTGCTGGGCAATGTATGAAAAATCGGGATTAAATAGAAAATCCTTTGCTATCATTTCGAGGGAGGTGCTTGAAAAGTCTGGACATGGCAGCTGTTGCTTGCATTTTCCGAGGTAAATACCTGGCAGTTTCTTTGGCAGTGGCATGCATTTCGGGCAGTATAGCTCAATGCGATCTTGAACTTTAAAGACACTTAAAGTACCTGGCTGTGAGCAGAGCAATAGGCGAATAACTTGAGCACGTCCACTCTGATTGATAATGGTGGGCAGAGCTTTCATCAGTTGCTCCGGCTTTATAAAACCCGATATGTACAACAGAGGAAGGTTGTTACAAAACGTCTTTTGTGTCTCCTCGGATTGAATAAGACTCATGTACTGCTGGGCATAGAAGCCTTGCATTTGGGTATGTACACTAGAAGGTGTCTCCAAGCGAATTGCGCAAAGGTGGGACAGCTCCATATGTCGCTGAAGAATGGCCAGCAGCTGGTGTTGCGTTTGAGTCTTCAGAAAGTGCCGGATAAATGTGATTTGCATCAAAAGAGAGCAGATTTCCAAGTATATGTGCCTTTTGTCTGAGGGGCACCTTGATTCCAGCTCAACCAACTGCATCGAAAAGTTATTCCAGTTGGTATCCGCAACCTTTATGATTTCACACTGCAGCGGTAACATGGCCAGAACTGAGAAATCGATGCGACCCTCATGTTCAGCTATTTTATGCTGACTCTGTGACAGGACGAGTTGCTCCAACTGCCTAAAGCCACGTAAAATAGCAATCAGTTTCTGCCAATCCTTCGTCAATACCACCTCCTTCTGCATGATTTGAACGAGGCTTTGGGTCAAGACTTGCACCACTTCTGAGCGCATCTCGGCCTGTTTCAAGCCCATTAGCGCCAATAAGGGCACTAAGTGTGTGGGGTGGCAGTGCCAATGGCTTAACAAGAGCTGCTGCAAGTGCACCAGTTGCTCCAATGGTACAACCGAATGCTCTAGCTGGCCTTGAATATAGGAACTTAAGGTCTCCAGCAATCCATCGTCTAGTTCAATGGCAGTCGGCAAACTAAGAATCTCGTTCAAAAGCAGGTAGCCAAGATGGTGGGCTGGACGAGCACGCATCTGCAGAACTTCCAGCAGTAGCTTGGTGGTTATATTAAGCCGTTTCAACTCCAGGCGCGTCATGCAGCCCATCTCCAGCCACTTGACCACCGCAGACCACATGATTGCCGTCGCCTCTAGCGTTAAGTGGGCATAATGTTCAACATCCGGATTTGTTATCCAGCTGCTGGCCGACTGTGATCGTAGGACACTGTGGCAGTAATTCAAGCTGGCCAGTTTTGTGTCCATGTCGCACTCCTTGAGGATTAGCAGGGCCTGATGAAGGCTGCCCGAGAAGATGTCGCCGTGCGTGGCGTATCCAATGTGATGGGCGTGCTGGAGGACCTCCAGTAGACTTTTGGCATACATGTCGGCTTGCTCAAGGGGCACCTTGATGTCCTCGATGGCGCAGTGCGGATCGAACTCTTGCAGGCATTCCACATCGCATCGGAAAATCCTGACAGTTATACTGGGTTTTTGCTCATTAGACAATTGGCCGAAGTCCAGGGAACTCAGCTGCAGGTGCGTCTCCTCGATGGCTTCCACATAGGCCAGTACAAGGCGTTCATAAAGCTTGGGATGATTGGAACAGCACGAACTGAGTATTTTCCTTTGCAGATTGATGCACTCGCTGCAACAAAAAAAGTGGTGGGTCATAAGTTTGGAGCCCAATGCTTGTGGCCAATCTTACCTGCTATCTGGAGACTCACTGAGGCACTTGGCCAGCTTGTTGAGCAGCCACAGGAGGAACGTGTCCTGGAATTTGTTGTGCAGCTCCCGCACCAACGAACAGCTTATCAGGCTCGGCTCCTGGCACAATATGTCTTCGATAACGCTGTACACCCCGGAAAAGTTGCTTACGTTCCGGTTTACGTGGTTGTAGAGCAACTTCCACATATCCTTCCGTTGCGTCGACATTTTTCcaagtttattaaaaacccGCAAAAACACGACCTTTGTTTACGAAAGCCGGCATCCGCGGCACTTGTGATTATCGATATGTTTGAGAACTTCTTCTTCTTAAATAATAGCAACATTCCAACTGCGTAttttacatatacaaatatatatatttaaaaatataactaataataatatatataatataaataaaaaaataatatgcaatATATATAAGAGTGAATAAAAAGAGAAGCTACTAGCAAATTAACCAAAGAGTTTGCCAAGTGTAAACGGCGCATAACCCGCGCAATTGTGGGCGTCATTTATGCGTTTAGAATATACAGTCACACTAAAAATGCAGAATTAATCAAAAtaagagaaatatttttatgttattgtaaataagtttttaagaaaatatggAAGTGGAATACGACGACTCTGGTTGGCAGGGCCGCGCCAAAGGACAAACCAATCCGGAGGTAAATGAGTATATAGCGTGTACGGCGTGGCAGGCCATCCCGGCAATCCCGGCAGTTTGATGACGCTACTAGATAAACCATATAAGATAACAACTAAAGACCATGTTTTCCTGTCCCCATCGAAGGAAATGCTCGAGGACAATCCGCAGAAGACGATACAGGAATGCCTGGAGAAGTTCCTCACACCGGACTACATCATGGAGCCCGGTATATTTACGCAGCTGAAGCGCTACTTCCAGTCGGGCGGATCACCGGAGGAGGTTATATCGATGCTATCGGAGAACTACAAGGCGGTAGCCCAGATGGCAAACCTGCTTGCGGAGTGGCTAATTTTGGCGGGCGTCAAGGTGACCGAGGTGCAGGCCATGGTGGAGAATCATCTGAAGGAAATGATACTTAAGTCCTTCGATCCCAAGAAGGCGGACACCATCTTCACGGAGGAGGGTGAGACGCCCGACTGGCTTACCGAGATGATCGACCACTATACGTGGCGCTCGCTAATCTACCGACTGGCCGAAGAGTATCCCGACTGTCTGATGCTCAACTTTACAATCAAGTTGATCTCGGACGCGGGCTTCCAGAGCGAGATCACTTCCATTTCGACGGCGGCACAGCAGATTGAGGTTTTCTCGCGGGTGCTAAAGACCTCGATCGTTAAGTTTCTGAACAATCCGGATGACGTGCATGGCGCCATTCAGGAGTGCGCCCGCATGGTCTGCCATGGGCAGCACACCTACGTCTATTCCCAAGTGCTCATCCAGGTCCTCAGCCAGGAGCAGAAGGGCGGATTCAACATGAAGCGTCTCTCCcaggaaattattaaatacgCCTTGCAAAAGTAAGTAAAACCTTACCTTTGTTCCCTCAGTTAGACGTAACACAAAACCTTTTCTCCTTGTTCCTTTAGCAATCAAAATGTGACGCCTATTACAATGGCCCTGAATGGTTCGGCGGTCTACCCGCAGGCATGTCAAGCCCTTACATCCATGCTCACCCGCAATACACTAAATCCCGCCGATATCACCGTGCTGTTTCGCAACTACTCCGGATCCGATCCACCGCCCATCGACTTGATACGAAACCCCCAGTTTCTGGAGCTGCTGGTAGACGCCCTCTTCCGTTCCGGTGTTAAGATTAATCCGGAGCACAAGCCGAAGTATATGTTTCTGCTCGCCTACGCGTCCGCGGTTATCGACCAGCCGGCTAAAAAGCGACCAATGACTGAGCGCATGCTAAACAAGGAGGAGCTAAAGAGCACCATTCAGGCAATCGAAAAGGCACATACCATTTGTAATGTGGACCAGGGATCCACCGAGCTAATCGCGGAATTGCAGACGCTGTACAATTGCATCAAGTAAGTAGACCGATATAACCACAAATTATTGGTTTCGCTAACATTAGGATGTCTCTTTTGAATACAGATATCCCGTGGTGGGTGTTGGCGTCATTCGGTGGATTGAAAACGTGGTCATGGAGCCTTCGTATTTTAAGCTTTCCACCGACAGCTGTCCCACGCATTTGGCGGTTCTCGATGAAGTGGCCGCTGTCCATCCCaccctgcagcagcagatcctGTTTCTGCTCATCCGCTTGTTTGAGTCCAAGCAGGATGAGTTGGAGATTCTCGTTCAACTGGAAATGAAGAAAATGATCCTGGACCGGATGGTTAACCTGCTGACACGCGGCTGCGTTGTACCTGTTCTCAGATACATAAAGCAGTGCTGCGCCATCGAGGACACGGACATTTCGCTAATCCGATACTTTGTCACCGAGGTGCTAGAGACCATTACACATCCGTACTCGCCGGAATTTGTGCAACTGTTCCTGCCGATGGTGGAGAACGAGGAGATCACCGGCACAATGCGCGGCGAGGGCGACAACGATCCCGTGTCCGAGTTTATTGGTATGCTATTGTTTGTccacttgttgccacgccaccTGCTTACCCACGTTTTTCCATCTTTTCAGTTCACTGCAAGGCGCATTACACGACTGTATAGATAGTGACAATAGAACGTGCTTTACAGGCGACTTCTGTTCAAAGACCCCTAAAAGCCCAATTTTCaagtacattttttcaaaatacacatttttttaaggAGAGTCTTTCAAAGAGAAGTACGCAATTCTTCTACTAAGCTAAAGagttaaacaaatttacaGTGTATCTatctaaatttaattataaacataaaatctATACTGGTAAACTTTCACTAGGCTTTAAAacttttcgtccttttttttatattatgcTCAAAAGCCCATTGTCGGTGctctttaattgttttaacatttataaaaacGCATTTAATTCAACATTTTGAACTAACATACCTACATTATTATGCTTCcaaaacaatattttcgaatccataaaaaattgtatagGTCTTaggaaaaaataattgtataaaCATCTAGTTGTTAAGGACAAACCTAATAAAGCTACTGATATGATACgttataacaaaatatattgcaGAATACAAATTTGACAACAATGTTGGCATCAGGATAAATCCCATCGAATCCCATTTTGATGCACAAGATAACAAGAAACTCAACCAAAATCgtagtttaattttattgcaaacaataaacattcACACCTCATACAATTGCCTTAAATTCAGCTTGAATACGTGTTCACAATCTTGAAGCAATGATCTATCATTCAGTTTTCGAATGGGTCTTCGGCAAAAAAATCTCTTAGaatgtatacaaaaaaaaaggatgcaATGGAAACGACTTCAATATTTACACATTTCGTTCGTTGAGCACGCGCTTTTGCAGCAAAAGTCACAAGACTCGTCGTGCTCCTTGTCTAAAATCATTATTGGCTGTCGTCTTAGTTGTAGATGAGCTGTATGGGCCATGTTTAAAGCGCTTAAGCATGGCATCTTAATAAGTCTGTGGTTTCTGCAGCTGCTTTttcacaaacaacaaaaaaatcctACCAATCGTAAAAGAATACAAATTTTCGAGGGCTTACACTCGGCGTGAAATCGGAGTCGAGGAACAGCTGGCACACCCAACCAAATGCTGATCCTCAAGAGCAAACTTTCACGCCTCACAAAAAATGTCTTTGGCTTGCGCTTCTGAATCGAATCACATGGGAAGATCTCGTTCGTTATGTATAAATTGCTAATTATGTATAAATTGTGTGCGGTTTAGGCGTTAGCTTTGGTTGGCAGCGTTAAGTACTATTTGTCGTGGGAAGGGCTGACTACAAATAGTTTAGTTGCTCTTCTTAACATCTTTGCTATCGCCGTCCTTGGCCTGCCCGCGGCCCAGGATCTTGGCCAGGCTGTCCCAAATGCCGCCGAAAAAGATGGCACAGCAAAGGTTCTCCAGCGGCAGGAAGGGATCGTGGATGCCCAGCAGGATGGAAGACAGCTTAAAGTAGACCAGGAATATGACGATGCCAAAGTAAACGAGTGCATGTGGTGCTGAGATCCAGTCGGTCTTCTTGTCCAGCACAAAGATGATCGAGGCCAGCAGGGAAGCCTTGGTGTAGCTGTGTTACGGAATACAGAAAGTGTCAACATTCCGGATTTCaggttacaaaaaaaaagccaaaaaagaaattaaagtaCTCACAAGCTGGGCTGCATGAATTCCATGGCCGTTGGAGTCCATGCTCCACGGATGAGTCGCTCGATCAGCTTGGTGAATCCCGCTCCGTTGCCCTTCAGGGTGCCGATGATGATCATGATTATCCAGGCATTCGGATACAGCTTGGCCGCGTGTCCCACTCCATCGTACACCTTTTTTGCCCGATAGATCTCCTTCATGGCACTGGCAACGATCTTAACGGGCAGGAACTTGGCCACCTTGTAACCGATGTCGAATGGCGTGTAGAAGACGACGTACCTGCGAGACATTTAACTCAGATTTTGAATGACCAGTCATCGAATGAACTTA contains:
- the LOC122623920 gene encoding negative elongation factor D, producing the protein MEVEYDDSGWQGRAKGQTNPEEMLEDNPQKTIQECLEKFLTPDYIMEPGIFTQLKRYFQSGGSPEEVISMLSENYKAVAQMANLLAEWLILAGVKVTEVQAMVENHLKEMILKSFDPKKADTIFTEEGETPDWLTEMIDHYTWRSLIYRLAEEYPDCLMLNFTIKLISDAGFQSEITSISTAAQQIEVFSRVLKTSIVKFLNNPDDVHGAIQECARMVCHGQHTYVYSQVLIQVLSQEQKGGFNMKRLSQEIIKYALQNNQNVTPITMALNGSAVYPQACQALTSMLTRNTLNPADITVLFRNYSGSDPPPIDLIRNPQFLELLVDALFRSGVKINPEHKPKYMFLLAYASAVIDQPAKKRPMTERMLNKEELKSTIQAIEKAHTICNVDQGSTELIAELQTLYNCIKYPVVGVGVIRWIENVVMEPSYFKLSTDSCPTHLAVLDEVAAVHPTLQQQILFLLIRLFESKQDELEILVQLEMKKMILDRMVNLLTRGCVVPVLRYIKQCCAIEDTDISLIRYFVTEVLETITHPYSPEFVQLFLPMVENEEITGTMRGEGDNDPVSEFIVHCKAHYTTV
- the LOC122623789 gene encoding trimeric intracellular cation channel type 1B.1, whose amino-acid sequence is MDPEAFLDVANQVIKLKMFPFFDIAHSLLAALAVREDLGANAQAFSRKHPLACWLSTMLVIFAGGMVANGLLGEPILAPLKNTGQLLVGTAVWYVVFYTPFDIGYKVAKFLPVKIVASAMKEIYRAKKVYDGVGHAAKLYPNAWIIMIIIGTLKGNGAGFTKLIERLIRGAWTPTAMEFMQPSFYTKASLLASIIFVLDKKTDWISAPHALVYFGIVIFLVYFKLSSILLGIHDPFLPLENLCCAIFFGGIWDSLAKILGRGQAKDGDSKDVKKSN